In the Flavobacterium sp. 90 genome, TTTACGTATAATGATTTTATAAAAGACGATAGTGCGTATGCAATATCCAACGATTATGAAGAGGATAAGTTATATTGGAAAGAAAAATTTGAGAGACTTCCTGAAAGATTATTTGAAAAAATTGACCAAAACAGCAAACCAAATCAAAGTAAAAGAAGAGAAATAATAATCAAACGCGCTGTTTATAACCAACTAGAACAAGTTGGTAAAGATTTGGGCGCGACAACATTTCATGTAATTTTAGGTGTTTTGTATCTTTATTTTGGAAGAAAACATCAAAATAAAGATTTTGCAATAGGGCTTCCGGTATTAAACAGAGGCAAATCGATATTCAAAAAAACAGTCGGATTATTCATGGGCGTTTCACCATTGCGAATTCAATTTGATTTTGAGGATAATTTCGAAGATCTGGTAAAAAATATCAAGCAACAATTGCGACAAGATTATCGCCATCAGCGATTTCCATTGGGAAAACTGATTAAAGAGTTGGAATTATTTCAGGAAAAAGACAGACTTTTTAATATCACTTTATCATATGAAAAACAAAATTATGCAGATCATTTTGTCAATTCAGAGACACGAGTAGTTCCATTATCACATCAATCGGAGCGTGTTGCTTTGGCAATTTACATTCGGGAATTTGATGAGTCGGAAGATGTTAAAATTGACTTTGATTATAATATCAATTATTTTAGTGAATCTGATAGTTTCAAAATGGCAACTCATTTTGAAACCTTACTTGCTGCTGTAATTGATAGCCCTGGAGAGTTACTTTCAAAATATCAATATCTTACCCAATCAGAAAGACAGGAAATAGTAGAGAACTTCAATAAAACGGAATTTAGTTATCCTTGTGAAGCTACTTTGATAACACTTTTTAGTGAACAGGTAATCAAAAATCCGCATAGAATTGCATTAGTAGATGAGTACAAAGCGTATACTTATAGTGAGTTAGATTTGCTGTCAAACAAAATAGCCGCTTATTTACAGAAAAGAAATAGAGCGCAAGATTCTGCTCCAATTGCAGTTTTAATGGATCGTTCGGCTAATCTTGTAGTTACTTTATTAGGGATATTAAAGTCCGGTAGTGCTTATATTCCGTTAGATCCTTCTTTTCCAAGAGAACGTTTAGAATATATTATTGAGCACAGTGGCGTACAACAAATTATAGCAACTCAAAGTCTAAAACACAATCTGAATCTAAAAGACAGAATAATAGATATTGAGGTTATTGTAAAGGAAGAAATTAATTTAGAACAAAGAGAACCAGCAAAAATATCGGCTTTAGCCACTGCTTATATCATCTATACATCCGGATCTACAGGAAAACCTAAAGGTGTAGCAATAAGTCACCAATCATTACTGAATTTTTTAATTAGTATACAGCATCAACCTAAAGTCGAAGAACAGGATTATTTGTTTTCGGTAACAACACAATCGTTTGATATTTCGATACTTGAGTTTTTTGCGCCATTGATTTCGGGAGCTAAATTATATATTGCAAGTCAGGAACTTTTAGCAGATCCTTTGGCGATTGTTACAAAGTTAAAGGAACTGGAACCAAGTATAATTCAGGCAACGCCTAGTTTTTTTCAAATGCTTTATAATGCAGGATGGAAAGGAAATAAAGCACTTAAAATTTTATGCGGAGGCGATTTGCTAAGTGAAACATTAGCCGAAAAGTTACTGGAAACTAATGCGGAATTATGGAATATGTACGGTCCAACAGAAACTACAATTTGGTCCAGCTGTAAAAAAATAACGCAGGCAAAAGAAGCTTCAAATATTGGTAAACCTATTTACAACACTCAATTGTACATTCTCGATGATTGTATGCAATTGCTGCCTGTTGGTAGTGTTGGAACTATTTATATTGGCGGCGATGGATTAGCGCAAGGATATTTTAAAAACGAAGCGTTAACCAACGAAAAATTCATTCAAAATGCATTCAACAAAAAAGAGAGAATGTATAATACCGGTGATTTAGGAAAATGGAATGAAAATGGCGAAATAGAATTTCTGGGACGTAACGATAATCAGGTAAAAATAAGAGGATATCGTATTGAACTTGGAGAAATCGAAACGAAGTTAAACCAAATCGGAAATATTAAAGAAGCTATAGTAATTGCTCAGCAAAGTGCTGGACAGGAAGCTGTATTAATTGCTTATGTAATTGCGCAACCCGATACGTTTAATGCTCTTGCAATCATCAATACATTGAGAGAAGAATTACCGGAATATATGATTCCTCATGCACTGTTTTCTTTAGATGAATTTCCGTTAACACCCAATAAAAAGGTAGACAGAAAGGCGCTTTCACAAACTAAAATAGCAACTGAAAAAGTACTGGTTTCTTATGAAAAACCAACTACAGAAATCGAGATTAAGATTTGTAACTTTTATCAGGAAGTATTAGGAATAAAAGCAGAAATTGGTATTACGGATAATTTTTTTCAGCTTGGTGGACACTCTTTAAATGCTGTAAAATTAATAAACAGTATAGATGAAAAATTGCATTACAGAATAACCTTAAAAGATATTTTTGACTATCCTACCGTACAAAAATTAGCGAGGTATCTTGAGAAAAAAGAAACTATACAATCGAATGCTATTATACCAATTGCAGAGCGTTTGTATTATGAAATTACTTTTTCTCAATATAACATCTGGCTGGCATCGCAACTAAAAGAAAAATCGATATCCTACAATATGTCGGCAGTGTTCAAAATACAAGGTCAAATCAAAAAAAAGGTGTTGGATCAGGTATTTTTTGAATTGCAAAAAAAGCATGAAATAGTAAGAACAAATTTTGTTGAAATAGAAGGTATTCCTCATCAAAAAATTTCTTCGGAGATAACAGCGCTATCAATTGAGGAATTCTTTTATGAAGAAAAAGAAAGGATAAAATCTATAGAAGATTACGTAAATAAAGCATTTGATTTAGAAAATGAAACGCTTCTAAAAGTGGCGTTATTTCATGAGAAAAATGGAGATTCTTATTTGGTATTTTGCACGCATCATATCATTATGGACGGCTGGTCATTAGAAATTTTAGTAAATGAGTTTGTAAACAAATACAAGCAAATCGAGGACGAGGAAAGTTTACAGGATCACAAATTGATGTTTCAATTCAAGGATTATGTTGCGTGGCATCAAGAGCAGTTGAAAAACAGTAATGAGGCGAATTTAAAATTCTGGAAAAAATACCTGGATGGATATTCCTGGAAAAACAATATCCCTTTTGATAGGGAAGACTTTGAAGATAAAAATATAGGATCTGATCATGATTTTGTATTTGACTCCATTAAATTTTCGGAATTAAATGAATTTGTACAACAGCAAAACATTTCTCTTCACACATTTTTGGTAGGGACGTTTAGCATGCTTATGTACAAAATGTATGGAGAAGAAGATTTTTGTATCGGAACCATTAATTCCGGCAGAACCCACTCTGAACTTCATAATCAACTTGGAATGTTTGCGAAAACTTTGCCTCTAAGAAATCGTATAAATTCAGAAAATAGTCTTAGCGAAATATTACAGGAAACGCATAGTAATCTCTTAATGATCGATGAACACCAGGATCTTCCTGAAAGCGTACAGAACAAATTAAGATTAGATGTATTGTTGGTATTGCAGAATCCTTCTTTTAGTTACGCAAATATTGCTATCAATGAAAATCTGCATTTGCAAATAGCACCACTGAGTTCTTCTTATAGCAGACTTCCATTGTTAATCAACTTTGTGGTAAACGAAGGAAATGTATCAGGCACAATAAGTTATAATGCTACAAAGTATGAAACGGCAACAATTGAGATAATTAAACTGAAATATGAAAAATTACTTCGGGAAATTGTAGAAAACGCAAACAAATCTTTAGAATCAATAGACATAAAATTAGCTATTGAAAAAGAGCGAACGATAGATATAGGTTTCAATTTTTAAACTCGAATAAATAGAAAAAAATAATAAAAACATTATGAAATTAATAAAAACAATAAGTACTATTTCTTTTTTATTTGCAATCCTCATTGGGAATTTA is a window encoding:
- a CDS encoding non-ribosomal peptide synthetase: MKLTLPQQDVYFEQLMYPEDPIYNIGAKIIIEGSIVYEVLNKAYIALINQHDSYRSILNQLDQEVRIETIEEHITALEFVDFSSEKNADEEANKFMQSTFEIPFQLNEKKILHKFILVKVNEQLHYLFSVYHHIITDGWGTSLMFQRLVKNYNELSSFGKVVTEYPFTYNDFIKDDSAYAISNDYEEDKLYWKEKFERLPERLFEKIDQNSKPNQSKRREIIIKRAVYNQLEQVGKDLGATTFHVILGVLYLYFGRKHQNKDFAIGLPVLNRGKSIFKKTVGLFMGVSPLRIQFDFEDNFEDLVKNIKQQLRQDYRHQRFPLGKLIKELELFQEKDRLFNITLSYEKQNYADHFVNSETRVVPLSHQSERVALAIYIREFDESEDVKIDFDYNINYFSESDSFKMATHFETLLAAVIDSPGELLSKYQYLTQSERQEIVENFNKTEFSYPCEATLITLFSEQVIKNPHRIALVDEYKAYTYSELDLLSNKIAAYLQKRNRAQDSAPIAVLMDRSANLVVTLLGILKSGSAYIPLDPSFPRERLEYIIEHSGVQQIIATQSLKHNLNLKDRIIDIEVIVKEEINLEQREPAKISALATAYIIYTSGSTGKPKGVAISHQSLLNFLISIQHQPKVEEQDYLFSVTTQSFDISILEFFAPLISGAKLYIASQELLADPLAIVTKLKELEPSIIQATPSFFQMLYNAGWKGNKALKILCGGDLLSETLAEKLLETNAELWNMYGPTETTIWSSCKKITQAKEASNIGKPIYNTQLYILDDCMQLLPVGSVGTIYIGGDGLAQGYFKNEALTNEKFIQNAFNKKERMYNTGDLGKWNENGEIEFLGRNDNQVKIRGYRIELGEIETKLNQIGNIKEAIVIAQQSAGQEAVLIAYVIAQPDTFNALAIINTLREELPEYMIPHALFSLDEFPLTPNKKVDRKALSQTKIATEKVLVSYEKPTTEIEIKICNFYQEVLGIKAEIGITDNFFQLGGHSLNAVKLINSIDEKLHYRITLKDIFDYPTVQKLARYLEKKETIQSNAIIPIAERLYYEITFSQYNIWLASQLKEKSISYNMSAVFKIQGQIKKKVLDQVFFELQKKHEIVRTNFVEIEGIPHQKISSEITALSIEEFFYEEKERIKSIEDYVNKAFDLENETLLKVALFHEKNGDSYLVFCTHHIIMDGWSLEILVNEFVNKYKQIEDEESLQDHKLMFQFKDYVAWHQEQLKNSNEANLKFWKKYLDGYSWKNNIPFDREDFEDKNIGSDHDFVFDSIKFSELNEFVQQQNISLHTFLVGTFSMLMYKMYGEEDFCIGTINSGRTHSELHNQLGMFAKTLPLRNRINSENSLSEILQETHSNLLMIDEHQDLPESVQNKLRLDVLLVLQNPSFSYANIAINENLHLQIAPLSSSYSRLPLLINFVVNEGNVSGTISYNATKYETATIEIIKLKYEKLLREIVENANKSLESIDIKLAIEKERTIDIGFNF